One region of Vibrio sp. FE10 genomic DNA includes:
- a CDS encoding phosphate ABC transporter substrate-binding protein has product MKSLLTAITIAVLSFNASAGMVVIGNNAGVDSLSKSDVKKLFMGKKSKLSNGTKAQIVELADGSEGRLAFHEVATGRSESQLQSAWSRLVFTGKAEAPIQVSDYNAAITTVASKTNAIGYVDEASVTGDVKVLFKY; this is encoded by the coding sequence ATGAAAAGTTTACTGACAGCAATAACCATAGCGGTTCTTTCATTTAATGCTTCTGCTGGAATGGTCGTTATTGGTAACAATGCAGGTGTTGATTCATTATCAAAATCTGATGTTAAAAAACTCTTTATGGGTAAAAAGAGCAAGCTATCAAATGGTACGAAAGCCCAAATAGTCGAACTGGCTGATGGTTCTGAAGGGCGACTAGCCTTTCACGAGGTAGCGACAGGGCGCAGTGAATCACAGCTTCAATCAGCTTGGTCACGACTCGTCTTTACAGGTAAAGCTGAGGCTCCTATTCAGGTATCTGACTATAATGCAGCAATTACAACTGTAGCGTCTAAAACTAACGCTATTGGATATGTTGATGAAGCGTCAGTGACAGGTGATGTGAAGGTTTTATTTAAGTACTAA
- a CDS encoding sulfate ABC transporter permease — MKKIITSVLCASFASPAFAIIELTDNLSLSGFGSTSWATSDNDNPLIINRGFTDENCYDCDTTFGVQLDYFYNSFKASVQVVKAPQFDWSDPQLEWAYLGYEFNDFDVSIGRLRLPLFLASEYYYVGQAYMTARPPTEVYNAVLGITAFNGIKVSWTHDVSDEATLLLTPFLGIKDNNEVDFNSSTELEFETNRMFGANLQLSGENYRWNLSFLDSNFDQTVKIKNVGSLPKQDNQHIQLWSLGAEYEFGQAILASEGQTSDFSSSMYASLGYRLNTFTPYVVYGAEFDSHEHLTGNSYLIGVDYDVLPNVSINGEVQYFEARKTNGAFVEDFNARTGFDDKDAVLYTIMLSFVF; from the coding sequence ATGAAAAAAATAATTACGTCAGTGCTATGTGCTTCATTCGCCTCTCCAGCCTTCGCCATCATTGAGCTTACCGATAATTTATCCTTAAGCGGTTTTGGTTCAACGTCTTGGGCAACGTCAGATAACGACAACCCATTAATTATTAACCGCGGCTTTACCGATGAGAACTGCTACGACTGTGATACCACATTTGGTGTTCAACTCGACTACTTCTACAACTCATTTAAAGCATCGGTACAAGTTGTTAAAGCGCCACAGTTTGATTGGAGTGACCCACAGCTTGAATGGGCTTACCTTGGCTATGAGTTCAATGACTTTGATGTCAGTATCGGTCGATTGAGACTGCCACTGTTTCTTGCTTCTGAATACTACTATGTCGGCCAAGCCTACATGACCGCTAGGCCACCTACAGAGGTGTATAACGCTGTACTGGGTATTACTGCTTTCAATGGTATTAAAGTGAGTTGGACTCACGATGTTAGTGACGAAGCGACGCTATTGCTTACTCCATTCTTAGGTATCAAAGACAACAATGAAGTCGACTTCAATTCGAGTACAGAACTGGAATTTGAAACCAATCGAATGTTCGGGGCTAACCTCCAGTTAAGCGGAGAAAATTATCGTTGGAACTTATCCTTCTTAGATTCAAACTTTGATCAGACGGTTAAGATTAAGAACGTTGGATCTCTTCCAAAACAAGACAACCAACACATTCAACTTTGGTCATTAGGTGCTGAATACGAATTTGGTCAAGCAATACTGGCCAGTGAAGGACAAACAAGTGACTTCTCGTCATCAATGTACGCGAGTTTAGGCTATCGACTCAATACGTTTACTCCGTACGTCGTTTACGGTGCAGAGTTTGATTCACACGAACACCTAACAGGAAACAGCTACCTAATCGGCGTGGACTATGATGTGTTACCGAACGTTTCCATCAATGGTGAAGTGCAATACTTTGAAGCTCGTAAAACAAACGGTGCCTTTGTAGAAGATTTTAACGCACGGACAGGCTTTGATGATAAAGATGCCGTGCTATACACCATCATGTTGAGTTTCGTTTTCTAA